In Deinococcus maricopensis DSM 21211, the sequence GTCTTCTCATGTGCGCTGGGCGGGCCGCGTGGGACGTGCGGGGCGTGCTGGTCGGCGTGACGGTGGCTTAGCGCATGTGGGGTGGCGTGAGGGTGGCCGCGGCAACCCGCAAGGGGAATGGTGGGATCGTTCAGAAGCTCGCCATGGGGGGGCGGCAAGGTGGAGGCGCGAAAGGAGCACCACCATGACCAAGAAGCTGATGACCGCCCTGAGTGCACTCGCGCTGACTGCTGGTGTCGCCGCCGCTGAGACGAACAGCCGCAGCGGCTCGCTGGACCTGAACGCCGTGACCGGCATCGCGACCGCGCTGAGTGGCAGCGGCCAGACCTCGACTGAGAACGGCAGCAGTGCCGGGTCGCTGACGGGGGCGCTCGCCGCGACGCTGGGCGTCCATGCGAATGCCCGTGGCAGCACGCAGAGCAGCAGTACCGACAGTGGCCGTACCCGCACGTCGCAGGGCAGCCTGAACCTCGGCACTGACGCCCGCTTGAGCGCCCTGCTCGGCGCGAGCGGCCAGAGCAGCAGTCATGAAGGGCGTAGTGCTGGTGGCGTTCTGGGCGTTCTGGACAGCGCGCTTAGCCTGAACGTGAGCGCGAGCGGCCGTACCCAGAGCGGCCAGCACTGAGGTCCGTTCCTCCCTCCCCTTGAGGACCTGAGTGCCGAGCGCGCCCCCACCAACATGAGTGGGGGCGCGCTCGTGGAGCACTTCAAGCAGCGAGCCAGACGCGGGGCGTCTGGCTCGCTTTGTGGCGGAGAGGGTGGGATTCGAACCCACGGTACAGTTGCCCGTACTTCGGTTTTCGAGACCGACCCATTCAACCGCTCTGGCACCTCTCCGCGTGGGTCGCGCCGTGTGGTCACGGCACCCGGGAGTGTAGCACGTGCCCGGCGCGCCGCTCAAGGTCCATGCGGGCAGTATTGTGGCGGGCAGTGTATGCGAGTGGAGCCCCTGAGGAGTGATGTGCCGTGACCAGTGAACCGACCGCCCAGCCGCCCGGCGAGGCGCCCGCGCGCGCCCCGAAATCCACGGCGCGCAACACGCTGATCGTCATGGCGGGCACGCTCGGCTCGCGCCTGTCGGGCATCGTGCGGCAGCAGCTGATCGTGTCGTTCGGCAGCACGCTGTCGGACGCGTTCCTGCTGGCGAGCCGCGTGCCGAACCTGCTGCGTGAACTGCTCGCCGAGGGCGCGCTCGTGAACTCGTTCATTCCGGTGTACAAGTCGCTGGGCACCGAGGAGCGCCGCGCGCTCGCGCGGTCGTTCAGCGGCGCGCTGATCGCCATTAACCTGCTGCTTACGGCCATCGGCATTCTGGCGGCGCCGTGGATCGTGGACCTGCTGCTCAGCAACCACCCGAACGTGGACGTGGCCCTGACTGTGTATATGGTGCGGCTGGTCATGCCGTTCCTGATGCTGATCAGCCTGGCGAGCATCGCCATGGGGCTGCTGAACGCCGACGAGCACTTCCGCGAGTCGAGTTTCGCGCCCATTGCGTTCAACCTGGCGAGCATCGTGGTGCTGCTGCTGCTACCGAAAACGGCGACGTGGCTGGCGCTGGGGTGGCTGGTGGGCGGCCTCGCGCAGCTGGTGGTGCAGCTGCCGGCGCTGATGCGGTTCGGGCTGCTGCCCACGCCGACGCTGGAGGGCCATCCGGCGCTCGGGCGGGTCCTGCGGCAGATGGCGCCGTTCATGCTGACGACCGGCGCGCGGCAGTTCCTGAACATCTACGTGGCACGCCTGCTGTCGAACGGGCAGCTGTTCCAGTCCGGCACGACCACCGGGTATGGGAACGCGGAAACGATGTTCACCATGGCGAACGGCCTGCTGGTCGTCAGTCCGGCGCTGGCGCTGTTCCCGCGCTTCTCGCAGCTCGCCGCGGACCGTCAATGGGACGCGTTCCGGACGCTGACTGTGCAGGCGCTGCGGACCGTGACGTTCCTGAGCGCCCCCGCGAGCGCCCTGATGGTGGTGCTCGCGCCGTACCTGATCCGCATCTTCGACCTGAACGGGCGCATGTCGAGCACGACCTTCGCGGCGGGCAGCGGAATTTTGAACGGCTGGGCGCTGGCGCTGCTGCCGTGGGCGATCAACACGATCCTGCTGCGCACCTTCTACGCGCGCGAACGCACCCGCGACGCCGTCATGGTGAGCGCCGTGGGGTTCGTGGTGGAGGTCGCGCTGTACAGCCTGCTTACGCCGCACCTGAAGTTCCTGGGGTTCGGGGTGAGCACCACCATCAGCGGTGTGCTCATGGCGATCGCGCTGATGGTCCTGTACGGCCGCTTCCCGCTGGGCGCGCTGCTCGTGCACCTCGCGCGGGTCGTGCCGCTCGCCCTGGTGGCGGGCATGGTTACGTGGGCGCTCACGCGCGTGCTGCCCGCCCCCACGGGCCTGCTGCCGTCCCTGGTGACGCTCGCCGTGGCGGGCGCGGCCGGGCTGGGCACGTACCTCGCGCTCGCGGTGGCGCTGCGCGTCCCCGAGGTGAACGGCGTGCTGCGCCGCCTGCGCCGCTGAGCGCCGCAGCGGAGAGGGCGGGCCTGCTCAGGCCCGCCCTCTCCGCTTTCCCTGAACGTTCCCGCAACGCGCGCGGGCGCGGCACTGCGCATCATGCGGGCATGAAACGCGCTTTTTTGCTGGTGGCCACGCTCGCGCTCACGGCGTGCGGCGGCGGTGGAAACAAGGAGATGCAGTCGGCAGTGCTGGGGTACGGGCAGAGCGCGAACCGCAAGGAGAGCGACACGCGCAGCGCCGTGCAGGGCGGCGGGACGCTGTACACCTTCCGGAACACCGAAATCGGCGAGACGGTGCAGACGACGTGGCGCCGCGCGGACGACTGGCGCATGACCGTGCAGCAGCCGAAGTTCGACCTGAAGGCCATCGCGCCGCGCAGTGAGGACGCCGGGGACGGCTGGGTACGCGTGCAGGGTGGCGCGCTCGACGGTGTGTACGCGCAGGTGACGGGCGGCGCGGCGCTGCTGGAGACGCAACGCGCGCACCGTTAGGGCGCGCGGGTGTGATCGAGCGGGCCGAGCAGGGCGTACGCGCCGAGCAGCAGCCATTCCCGCTGGCGGTACTGCGCGCTGGCGTGTGGGGCGGGCGCGGCGTGCACGGTGGCGCGCAGGCCCTCGGCGCGGGCGAGCGCGAGGGCGCGGCGCGCGTGGACGCTATCGGTGACGAGCGTGACGGGGCCGCGCAGCAGCGCGCGGCTCAGGCGCAGGTTCTGCAGGGTGCTGCGGGCGTGCGTCTCGGCGGCGAGGGCGCTTGCGGGCACGCCGTGCGCGCGCAGGTACGCGGCGCCGACTGCCCCTTCGCTGTAACGGTCGCCCGGGCCGGTCCCACCGGACACGACGATGCGGGTGACGCCGCCCGCGCGGTACAGGCGCAGGGCGTGGTCGAGGCGCGCGCGGAACGCGGGGCTGGGTTGGCCGTTGTACTGCGCCGCGCCAAGCACCAGCAGGGTCGGGGCGGGCCGTTCGGGTTGCTGTACGGGCGCGGCGGCGGTGGCGGTCAGGAGGGCGGCAGCAAGCAGCCAGCCGAGCAGCGGCGTGCCCGTGACGCTGCCTCGGCCTCGGTCGCGCATGGTGCGCGCAATCTAGCATGAGGGGTCGCTCAAGGCCGTGTGAAGCGTGAGTGTGGGGGAGTTTCCTGCAGTGGCGTTCTTCAGGGCGTGTGCTACGCTCACGCGAAGTGCAGCCTCCATAGGCGGTGAAGACCTTATGCCCAAGACCCTCGTAATCGTTGAATCTCCCGCCAAGGCCAAGACCATTGAGAAGTACCTCGGGAAGGGGTACGTGGTCGAGTCCAGCATCGGGCACATCCGCGACCTCCCCCGGAGCGCCGCGGAAATCCCCGAGCGCTTCAAGAGCCAGGCCTGGGCGCGACTGGGCCTGAACCCGGACGAGGATTTCCGCGCGCTGTACGTCGTGGCGCCCGAAAAACGCGCGCACGTCGCGAAACTCAAGAAGCTCGCTGCCGACGCCGACGAAGTTGTCCTCGCCACCGACGATGACCGCGAAGGCGAAAGCATCGCGTGGCACCTCCTGCAGGAACTCAAACCCAAAGTCCCGGTGCGGCGCATGGTGTTCCACGAGATCACCAAGGAAGCCATCCTGAAGGCCATTCAGAGCCCGCGCACCATCGACGAGCACCTCGTGGAGGCGCAGGAGGCGCGCCGCGCCCTTGACCGCCTGTACGGGTACGAGGTGAGCCCGGTGCTGTGGCGCAAGGTCGCGCCGAAACTGTCGGCGGGCCGCGTGCAGAGCGTCGCGACGCGCATGCTGGTGGAGCGCGAGCGGGAACGCATGCGCTTCGTGAGCGCCACCTGGTGGGACATCGAGGCGCGCCTGACGACGCAGGCGAGCGAACGCTTCCCCGCGAACCTGCTGGAAGTGGACGGCGTGCGCCTCGCGGGCGGCAAGGACTTCGACGCGCTCACCGGGCAGCTCAAGCGCGGCGCGAACGTCCTGCTGCTGAACGAGGCGGACGCCACGGCGCTGGCGGCCGCCCTCACCGGGCAGCCGTACCGGGTGCTCAGCGCCGAGGAGAAGCCGTTCACGCAGCGTCCGTACCCGCCGTTCATCACGAGCACGCTGCAGCAGGAGGGCGGGCGCAAGCTGGGCTTCAGCGCAAGCCGCACCATGCGCGCCGCGCAGCGCCTGTACGAACAGGGCTTCATTACGTACATGCGCACGGACAGCACGAATCTGAGCGCCGAGGCGACCGAGGCAGCGCGCGATCAGGCCCGCAAGCTGTACGGCCCGGCGTTCGTGCCGGCCGCGCCGCGCGTGTACGCCAAGAAGGCCAAGAACGCGCAGGAGGCGCACGAGGCGATCCGCCCGGCCGGCGCGAGCTTCCGCACGCCCGACAGCGTGCGCGGCGAACTGGGCGGCAGCAGCGACGAGTGGCGCCTGTACGACCTGATCTGGAAACGCACCGTCGCGTCGCAGATGAGTGACGCGCGCGGTCGCCGGCTGCAGGTCCGCCTGGAGGGCCGCAGCGGGGACGGCCGCACGGCGCTGCTCGGCGCGAACGGCCGCACCATCGACTTCCCCGGGTTCCTGCGCGCGTACGTGGAAGGCAGCGACGACCCCGAAGCGCAGCTCGGTGACCGCGAAGTGACCCTGCCGCCCCTCAACCCGGGCGACACCGTGAACGGCGACGCCTTCAAGGCCGCCGGGCACGCCACGCAGCCGCCCGCGCGGTACACCGAGGCGAGCCTCGTGCAGGCGCTGGAGGCCGCGGGCATTGGCCGCCCGAGCACGTACGCGTCGATTCTCACGACCATTCAGGACCGCGGGTACGCCATGAAGAAAGGGCAGGCGCTCGTGCCCACCTGGACAGCGTTCGCGACCAGCGCGCTGCTGGAGGGCCACTTCGGGCGGCTGGTGGACTACGACTTCACCGCGCGCATGGAAGAGGACCTCGACGACATCGCGGGCGGGCGGCAGCAGCGCGCGCCGTACCTGCGCGGCTTCTATTACGGCGAGGGCGGCGGCCTGGGCCTCAAGGGCCTGATCGCCAGCAACATGGAGGCCATCGACCCGCGCGTCGTGGCGACCATAGAGATTCCGAAGCTGGCGGGCAGCGGCATTGAGCTGCGCGTCGGGCGGTACGGGCCGTACCTCGCGCGCGGCGAGCAGAAGGCGAACCTGCCGGACGACCTCGCGCCGGACGAGCTGACGTTCGAGAAGGCCGAGGAGCTGTTCAACCGCCCGAGCGGCGAGCGGCCCCTCGGCGCGGACCCGGACACGGGCCTGACCGTCGTGGCGCGCGCGGGCCGTTTCGGGCCGTACGTGACGCTCGGCGAGGAGAACCCGCCGGTCAAGACGGCGAGCCTGTTCCCCGGCGACGACCTGACCACCATCAACCTGGACCGCGCGCTGGAGCTGCTGAGCCTGCCGCGTCTGGTGGGCGAGAGCGAGGGCGAGGAGGTGTGGGCGCTGAACGGCAAGTTCGGGCCGTACCTGAAGCGCGGCAACGACTCGCGCAGCCTCGCGAACCACGACCAGCTGTTCACGGTGACGCTCGACGAGGCCGAGGAGTTGTTCCGGCAGCCCCGTTACGGCGCGAAACGCGCGGCGGCCGGGCCGCTCAAACGCTATGAGTACGCGGACCGCTCGGCCATCGAGCTGCGCAGCGGGCGCTTCGGGCCGTACCTGACGGACGGGGAGCGCAACGCCACCCTGCGCCGCGACGAGACGCCCGAAAGCCTCACGGACGCCGACGCCCGCTCGATCCTGGAGGAGCGCGGCAAGGAACCGAAAAAGAAACCCGGCAAGGCACCCGCGAAAGCCAAGGCGAAACCTGCCGCGAAGCCAACCAAAGCGGCGGGCAGCAACGCCAAACCCAAAGCGGGCACCGCGAAACCCGCCGCGAAGAACGCCGCCCGGAAGGCCACCGCCAAGGCCGCCGCGGCCTCACCTGCCTGGGCGGACCTGCGCGCGCACCTGGGCGTGCTCGGTGAGCAGGAACGCACGCTCGTAACCGCCACGCGCGACGCGGGCCGCAAGGTCGAGGACGTCGCCCCGGAACTCGGCTTGGACATCAAGAAGGCCAAAGGCATGGCGCTGCAGGCCAGCAAGAAGCTCAACCAGGCGTACCGCGCCGCGCAGGGGGACGCTTGATGCCCGGCACGCCCAGCGGGTCGCTGCACCTCGTGCGTCTCGCGCAGGCCACGCCGGACACGCGCGTGGCCCTGCCGGGCAGCGCGGCGCTCGCGGCGCTGCACGTGACCCGCAAGACGCCGGACGCACCGAGCGGCGCGTGGTACGTGCTGCTGGACGGGGAGCTGGTGCTGGACCTGCCGGGCGGGCAGTTCGCGCACCTGCGCGCCGGGGAGACGTACTTCGTGCCGGACGGCGCGGCGTGCACGCTCACGCCGGTAGGCGCCGCGACGATCCTGACCATCCACGACGCGTAACGTGCGCCGTCCGGCGGACGTCCGCCCCCGCCAGCCTGCGGATGGTCAGCGGGGGCGCGTCGTCTATGCTGCGGGGCATGGAACACGCCTTCAAGGTCGACCTGCGCGGCATGATCGACCTCCTCTCCAACCACCTGTACTCGGACCCGAGTGTGTTCATCCGGGAGCTGCTGCAAAACGGCGTGGACGCCATCACAGCGCGGCGCCAGCGCGGGGACAGCCTTTTCGAGCCGAGCCTGACGGCGCGCGTGCACCACGTGGACGGCGCGCTGCCCACCCTGGAGTTCGCGGACAACGGCGTCGGCCTGACCGAAGCGGAGGTGCACGAGTTCCTCGCAACCATCGGGCGGTCCTCGAAGCGCCTGGATGAGGCGCGCGACAGTTTCCTGGGGCAGTTCGGGATCGGGTTGCTGTCGTGCTTCATGGTGAGCGGCGAGATCGAGGTGCTCACGCAGAGTGCGTCCGGGGGCGCGCCGGTGCGGTGGCTCGCGCAGGCGGACGGCACGTACACCCTGGAGACGCTGCCGTCCGGCGCGGTGGGCACGCCCGGCACGACCGTGCGGCTGCGCGCCCGCGAGGACACCGACTTCTACTTCGAGTACGACGAGCTGCGTGAGGCCCTCGCGAACTACGGCCGCATCCTGCCCTATCCCATTCACGTGACGGACGGCGAACAGTACGACCACGTGAACGCGGAGCGCCTCGCGTGGCTGGACTTCGCGGACGGCGACGCCAGCAAGCGCGAGGAGGTCCTCGCGTACGCCCGCACGGCGCTGAACATGGAGGCGCTGGACGCCGTACCGCTCCGCACCGAGGACGGCAGCGTGCGCGGCGTGGCGTTCGTGCTGCCGTACAGCACGCAGTCCGGGTCGCGGCAGTGGCATCAGGTGTACCTGAAGCGCATGCTGCTCGGCCATGACGCCCGCAACCTCCTGCCGGACTGGGCGTTTTTCGTGCGGTGCCTGCTGAACGTGGACGGCCTGCACCCCACGGCGTCCCGCGAGTCGTTCTACGAGGACGACGCCCTCACGGGCGCGCGCGCGTCGCTGGACGCGCAGCTGCGCGCGTACATTGAGGGGCTCGCGCAGCAGGACCCGGCGCGGCTGGAGGCGCTGATTGCCCTGCATCACCTGCCCATCAAGGCGCTTGCGTCCGAGAACGACGAGTTCTTCCGGCTGCTCGCGCACGCGTTCGAGTTCGAGACGTCCACGGGCCGCATGAAGCTCGGCGCGTACGTGGCGCGCGAGCCGGTGATCCGCATGGTCACGAACCTCGACCAGTTCCGGCAGATCGCGCAGGTGGCAAGCGCGTACGGGCACAGCGTCATCAACGCGGTGTACACGTACGACGTGCCGTTGCTGCGCCGGTACGCGGCGCTGTTCGGGCGGGCGTTGGAGGAGGTGGACGCGCAGTCGTACGCGCTGGCGCTGGAGGACGTGAGCGCGGCGGGCCTGGAGGGTTTCGTGGCGCGCGCGAACGCGGCGCTGGAGGCGTTCGGGTGCGTGGTGAGCGTGAAGCGGTTCGAGCCGGCGGACCTGCCGGCCCTCCTGATCGTGACGGAGGAGCAGCGGCAGCGTGACGACCTCGACGCGGCCCGTGAGGTCGCCGACGAGCTGTTCACGGACCTGCTGGACGAGTACGAGGGGGCGTACGAGGAGGTGCGCGTCACGCGGCTGCACCTGAACCTGAACCACGCGCTCGTGCAGGACCTGCTGCACGTGCAGGACGCGGCGGTGTTCGGGCGGCTCGTGCAGATGCTGTACGTGCAGGCGCACCTGCTGGGGCACCACCCGATGCGCGGTCAGGAACTGGCGCTGCTGGGGGACGGCCTGTCGGACATGATGCGCTGGGGCCTGCGCGCCGCGCAGATGAACATTCTCAACTGACTCTCCGGGCGGGCCGCCTGGCGCGGCCACGCCTCCACAAGGACTTGCATGCAGACGATTGATGAACTGCTCGAACTGGCCGAGCAGCAGACCCCGCCCGAGGCCGCCATTCCCTTTCTGGAGCAGGCGGTCCGGCTCGCGGACGCGCAGCAGGACCGCGACGCCGCCTTCCGCGCGCGCGTGGAACTGGTGCGCGCCGCGAGCTTCAGCGGCTTCCCCGACAAGGCCCTGATTCATTTCGCGTGGCTGATCGGCACGTTCGACCGGCACCGCGCGCAGTTCGAGCGGCACACGTACATCGTCATGTGGATGTACAAGTGGATTCTGGCGGCCGCTATCGACAACCCGGCGTTCCCCCTCGGTCGCCTGCAGCGGCTGGAAGCGGATTTCGAGCGGCGCACCCGCGAGTACGGGTTCGGCGCGCACTATCAGGCGTACCACCGCCTGATGCTGACGAAGCAGATGGGGGACGCGGAGGGCGCGCAGGCGGCGTTCCTGGCGTGGCGGTCCCTGCCGCGCGACATGATCAGCGACTGCGAGGCGTGCGAGCAGAACAAGGTCATGGGGTACTACGCGTGGCGCGGGAACGCGGGCGCCGCCGTGAAGCTCGGGCGGGACATCATCGATCAGGGCATGAGCTGCCACAACGTGCCCACCGTGACGTACGCGAACCTGCTGCTGCCGCTGCTCGCCACGGGTGACGCGGACGGCGCGCGGCACGCGCACCGCGAGGGCCTGCGCCTGGCGCGCTCGGACCGGAACTTCATCGAGACCATCGCGGAGCACCTGCGGTACCTGCTGGTCGTCGGCGAGGTGGACGCGGCCCTGGGGGTGTGGGCGGAGCACCTGCCGCTCGCGCTGGGCGTGCGCAACCGCAATGACCTGTTCGAGTTTCTGGGGGCGAGCGCGGCCCTGTGGCGCGCCCTGGAGGGTGCAGGGACGGTGCGGGTGGCGTTGCCGCCGGCGTTCGCGCTGCGCCGTGCGGATGACACGTACGCGCCTGAGCGCCTGAGCGCGCACTTCCTGCGCGAGGCGGCAACGCTCGCGGGGCTGTTCGACGCGCGCAACGGCACGGGGCGGTACGCCGAGCGCCTGGGGCAGGTGCTCGCCCTGCGCGCCTGAAAGGCGCTCTTGAAGGGGACCTGCCTGGAGGACGGCAGCGGCCGTCCTCCCCGGGCGCGTTAGCACATGAGCGTCGCTGAGCGGACGGCACAGTCGCTTGAGGGCGCCTAGGTTGAGGGCATGACGTTCAAACATCTGCTGATGGCGTCCGCTCTGCTCGTTCCCTCCACGGCGTCCGCCGCTGTGCCCGGCTGGGTGTACCGCTCCGTGATGGTCGCGTCGGACGGAACGTTCCTGGGCACCTGCACGGGGGCGGGCGACGTGCGCAGCTTCGGGAACAGCAGCGGGCCGTACGGCAGCAAATCCAGCGCCACCAGCATCTACAACCCCAGCCCGAACGCTCGGTACGGGGGGACGTTCTCGCGTCTGAGCGCGTACCACCCGGGCACGGCGGAAGCGCCGTACCTGCTGCGTGCAGACAGCCCCCTCGGGCAGATGGTCGCCAACTCCGGGTACCGCGCGTCGGCGAGCGTGGCGGGGCAGTTGCGGACGGCGTCCGGGGTGGCGCGGGTGAGCGTCAGCTCGTTCCTGACCGGGGCGGTCCATCCGGACGAGTTGCGCGCCGCCTGCGACTGAGCGACGCGCGGAAGGCCCCGCGAGTGGGGGCGCTGGTGGACGGCGTTCGGGAACGCCGTCCACGTTGATGTTCGGTGGCCGGTCATGGCGCGGCCCGGAGGCGTCGGTGGGGTCCGTCGTCGCCGATGGGTTCGAGGTGCGGGCGGAACAGCGCGTAGGTTTCGGCGCTGTTCCGCCCGCTGTTGCGCGGGCCTGCACGCGCGCCCAGGCGACGGACGGCGGGACGCTCAGGGCGTACAGCGTGAGTGGTGGGTGCAGGGGGCGCGGCGGTGGTCGCGGTCGTGGCGGGCCCAGAAGCCGTCGTCGAGGATCATGGACAGCTTGGGGGTAGCGGCGAGCTCGACTGGCCTTCGAAGAGCCGCGGCCGGGCCGGGCGGTCCAGGGCTTCGGGGGGTGGCCCTGCTGGGGTTAGAGGGTGCGGGCCACGGTGGTGTTGCCGCGTCGAATGAAGCCGTGCAGCGCGTGGACGTGGCCGGGCATGGTCACGCTTTGGTGTGCAGCCCTGGGGATGATGTCCCTCTACAGGCAAAACATCATGCATATCCCTATTTTGAGTGTTTTACTCATCTGAGTACGTCAATCTGGGAGCACAACCCATCCTGGAGGCCCACCACATGGTTCAGTCGTTTCTGGACGCCCTGCTCGCCGCCCTTCCCTCCCCCGAGGCGTGGCTCCGCGCCCTCGCGGTCCTCGCCCTCACCCTGATCGTCCTGCTGCTGCTGCGCCTGCTCGACCGCCCCCGCTACGAACGCCTGCTGAACCGCGCGCCCGGCGGCGCCCGCACCGGCCTCTGGCTCCTGCCGGCCCTCACGCTGCTCGCCGCGCTGCCGATGTACGCCATCCTGCAACGCGTCGTCACCGCGCGCATCAGCACGGACGTGAACGCCCGCTACCTGAACCGCGCCGACCCGGACGGCGCGCCCACCACGCAGGCGGCGCCCACCGCCACGTACCTGACGACCCGCACGTACACCCGCACCCTCGTCCTGCCACCCCAGCTGGTGCGCCGCATCGGCCAGGACGGCGTGGGCGTACTCGCCCCGTACCTCACGGACCCCACCAGCGAGAACGTCCTGCGCCTCGCGGACCGCTTCCGCCGCAGCGGCAACGACGTGATCTTCACCCGCGAATCGACGCAGCTCACCGAGGAGCCCATCCGCATCGACGCGAGCAAGGTCAACGTGAACCTCGACTTCCAGATGGGTGACCTGTACCGCGCGGCGTTCAACGCCGTGTACACCTTCCAGAACCCCACCCAGGAGGAGGTCACGGCGCGTTTCCGGTTCCCGCCACCGGTGGGGAGCGGCACGCTGTCGGACTTTCGCGTCACCGTGAACGGCCAGGAACTCACGGCCGCGCAGCTCACGGGCGGCACGCAGTGGGAAGGGACGCTCGCGCCCGGTCAGACGGTCGCGGCGCGCGTCACGTACCGGCACGTGGGCGCGCGCGGCTGGAATTACGCCCTGGCGGGCCGACGCGAGCCCGTGCGGAACTTCGACCTGAGCGTCCACACCAACCGCCCCGCGAAGTTCCAGCGTTACAGCCTGTTCCCCACCGGTCAGACGCGCGACCTGGCCGGCAACAGCACCCTGCGCTGGCAGCTGCCGGACGCACTGACCGCGCAGGACGTCGCGGTGGCGTTCAGCGGCAGCAGCACCCGCGAAACGGTCGTGAAACTGTACACGTTCGCGCCGCTCGCCCTGCTGCTCGGCGCGGCGCTGGCCGTCATGACCGCGCGCCTGCGGCGCGTGTTCCTCGCCCCGCGCGCGGCGGCCCTCGCGGTTCTGGGCGTCGTGGTGGGCCTGACGCTCGGCGGCGTCCTGATGAGCTACCTGCTGTTCCCCCTTGCGGGGCTGATCGGCGGGATGGTCGCGGCGCTGCTCGCCCTGCGCGCGCTGGGCCGCGCGTACCTGTGGCCGGTGCTGGTGGCGGCCCTCGCGCCGCTCGCCTTTCTGACCGGCGGCAACGCGGGCCTGATCCTCACGCTGGGCGCGGTCGTCAGTCTGCTGCTGTTCATGGGCCCTCGGGGACGCCCAACCCCAGGGTAAAGGCGAAGCGGGCGACGGTGGTCACCGTCGCCCGCTTCGCTGAGGCGCCTCAGAGGATGTCGAAGTCCTCGGCCTCGTGGTCGAGGTCCTCGGCGCCCCCTTCGAGGTAACGCTGCTCCCACACGAGGTCGCGCAGCACCCAGCCGCTCCCGGCGAAACGCCGGCCCGCACGGATCTCGTCCAGCAGGAACGCGCGCACCGCCGAGATGTTGTTCCCAGCGCCCACGATGTCCCCGAGGTTGCGGTCCCCGTCGAGTTGCTGCGCGATGGGGTGGTTGGCGGTGTCGTCGCCGCGGCGGATGCGCAGCCCGAACCACGCAAAGCGGTCCTCGGTGTGCAGCTTCCCGGCCGCGACGGCTTCGGCGGCGCGCTGCGCCACCTCGAACAGCGGCTCGTCGGTGGTGCGGGCGACGGCGCGCACGCTCCGCGCCTCCTCGAATCCGGGGTGGTCGCCGACCAGCACGCGGCTGGGGCTGCCGATGACCTCGCATACGCGTTCCCACTCGTCCGAGAAGCGCGCCCAGTCGGCGCTGAGCTTCTGGTAGTGCTGGATGGGCGCGCCGGTCACGTCGCGGACGCTGAACGTGAACTGGCCCTGCTCGGGCACGAGCGGGCCGGAGTAGATGGCGTCCAGACCCAGCCAGTCGAGGATGCCGCCCTCGACGACTTCGCCGTT encodes:
- the murJ gene encoding murein biosynthesis integral membrane protein MurJ, yielding MTSEPTAQPPGEAPARAPKSTARNTLIVMAGTLGSRLSGIVRQQLIVSFGSTLSDAFLLASRVPNLLRELLAEGALVNSFIPVYKSLGTEERRALARSFSGALIAINLLLTAIGILAAPWIVDLLLSNHPNVDVALTVYMVRLVMPFLMLISLASIAMGLLNADEHFRESSFAPIAFNLASIVVLLLLPKTATWLALGWLVGGLAQLVVQLPALMRFGLLPTPTLEGHPALGRVLRQMAPFMLTTGARQFLNIYVARLLSNGQLFQSGTTTGYGNAETMFTMANGLLVVSPALALFPRFSQLAADRQWDAFRTLTVQALRTVTFLSAPASALMVVLAPYLIRIFDLNGRMSSTTFAAGSGILNGWALALLPWAINTILLRTFYARERTRDAVMVSAVGFVVEVALYSLLTPHLKFLGFGVSTTISGVLMAIALMVLYGRFPLGALLVHLARVVPLALVAGMVTWALTRVLPAPTGLLPSLVTLAVAGAAGLGTYLALAVALRVPEVNGVLRRLRR
- a CDS encoding YdcF family protein; its protein translation is MRDRGRGSVTGTPLLGWLLAAALLTATAAAPVQQPERPAPTLLVLGAAQYNGQPSPAFRARLDHALRLYRAGGVTRIVVSGGTGPGDRYSEGAVGAAYLRAHGVPASALAAETHARSTLQNLRLSRALLRGPVTLVTDSVHARRALALARAEGLRATVHAAPAPHASAQYRQREWLLLGAYALLGPLDHTRAP
- the topA gene encoding type I DNA topoisomerase yields the protein MPKTLVIVESPAKAKTIEKYLGKGYVVESSIGHIRDLPRSAAEIPERFKSQAWARLGLNPDEDFRALYVVAPEKRAHVAKLKKLAADADEVVLATDDDREGESIAWHLLQELKPKVPVRRMVFHEITKEAILKAIQSPRTIDEHLVEAQEARRALDRLYGYEVSPVLWRKVAPKLSAGRVQSVATRMLVERERERMRFVSATWWDIEARLTTQASERFPANLLEVDGVRLAGGKDFDALTGQLKRGANVLLLNEADATALAAALTGQPYRVLSAEEKPFTQRPYPPFITSTLQQEGGRKLGFSASRTMRAAQRLYEQGFITYMRTDSTNLSAEATEAARDQARKLYGPAFVPAAPRVYAKKAKNAQEAHEAIRPAGASFRTPDSVRGELGGSSDEWRLYDLIWKRTVASQMSDARGRRLQVRLEGRSGDGRTALLGANGRTIDFPGFLRAYVEGSDDPEAQLGDREVTLPPLNPGDTVNGDAFKAAGHATQPPARYTEASLVQALEAAGIGRPSTYASILTTIQDRGYAMKKGQALVPTWTAFATSALLEGHFGRLVDYDFTARMEEDLDDIAGGRQQRAPYLRGFYYGEGGGLGLKGLIASNMEAIDPRVVATIEIPKLAGSGIELRVGRYGPYLARGEQKANLPDDLAPDELTFEKAEELFNRPSGERPLGADPDTGLTVVARAGRFGPYVTLGEENPPVKTASLFPGDDLTTINLDRALELLSLPRLVGESEGEEVWALNGKFGPYLKRGNDSRSLANHDQLFTVTLDEAEELFRQPRYGAKRAAAGPLKRYEYADRSAIELRSGRFGPYLTDGERNATLRRDETPESLTDADARSILEERGKEPKKKPGKAPAKAKAKPAAKPTKAAGSNAKPKAGTAKPAAKNAARKATAKAAAASPAWADLRAHLGVLGEQERTLVTATRDAGRKVEDVAPELGLDIKKAKGMALQASKKLNQAYRAAQGDA
- a CDS encoding HSP90 family protein, whose protein sequence is MEHAFKVDLRGMIDLLSNHLYSDPSVFIRELLQNGVDAITARRQRGDSLFEPSLTARVHHVDGALPTLEFADNGVGLTEAEVHEFLATIGRSSKRLDEARDSFLGQFGIGLLSCFMVSGEIEVLTQSASGGAPVRWLAQADGTYTLETLPSGAVGTPGTTVRLRAREDTDFYFEYDELREALANYGRILPYPIHVTDGEQYDHVNAERLAWLDFADGDASKREEVLAYARTALNMEALDAVPLRTEDGSVRGVAFVLPYSTQSGSRQWHQVYLKRMLLGHDARNLLPDWAFFVRCLLNVDGLHPTASRESFYEDDALTGARASLDAQLRAYIEGLAQQDPARLEALIALHHLPIKALASENDEFFRLLAHAFEFETSTGRMKLGAYVAREPVIRMVTNLDQFRQIAQVASAYGHSVINAVYTYDVPLLRRYAALFGRALEEVDAQSYALALEDVSAAGLEGFVARANAALEAFGCVVSVKRFEPADLPALLIVTEEQRQRDDLDAAREVADELFTDLLDEYEGAYEEVRVTRLHLNLNHALVQDLLHVQDAAVFGRLVQMLYVQAHLLGHHPMRGQELALLGDGLSDMMRWGLRAAQMNILN
- a CDS encoding DUF4388 domain-containing protein → MQGLISDVPLIGVLELIHVSRKTGVLDVDAEIPYTLAFVNGEVVEGGILDWLGLDAIYSGPLVPEQGQFTFSVRDVTGAPIQHYQKLSADWARFSDEWERVCEVIGSPSRVLVGDHPGFEEARSVRAVARTTDEPLFEVAQRAAEAVAAGKLHTEDRFAWFGLRIRRGDDTANHPIAQQLDGDRNLGDIVGAGNNISAVRAFLLDEIRAGRRFAGSGWVLRDLVWEQRYLEGGAEDLDHEAEDFDIL